Part of the Pseudoliparis swirei isolate HS2019 ecotype Mariana Trench chromosome 3, NWPU_hadal_v1, whole genome shotgun sequence genome, GTTACAAATTGAGACTGCCACcatttgaagaaaagacaaaaaacaccTTCTCTCACTAAACGAGTGCTGCATGGCATCAAAGTGTGACTCATTATGTCCAAGTGTTTACTTGCCAACCTGAGACCTTAGCAAACAGGAACACATTTGAAGATTATATCATCATTAATTTAATTGGGTCAGAGGCAGTTTTTCTTTAGATTTGGATAATTTTTTGATTTTCTTTAAAGGTTGAACTTAATAAAATGGAAAAGTGTCATCTTGCTGGGCGTTGCAGTGGTATGCATCTTGCACGGAGGCGGTTAATCATTGAATGTTAAATATCAGCAGTGCAGATAATTGTAGTTGTAGGATGTTTGGGATCTATTAAATGTCTTTGGTGAAACTGAAATTATCAATgcaagaggggagggggggaggggtaacGGTACGCTGTGAGTTCAGTAATAAATCCTGGATTCTTCAGGGAAACAAGACAGAGTATCTCTATGTTTCTGTACCTTGTTAGTGTGTTGCTACCTGGTGATGTCAGAGAGGATTGCTTATTGAGGAACTGTGTACGGCACCACTGGAACAGATGAAAAGAATGTAGACGCCTTTTGTCTCTATTGTGCTGTTTTATTCCTCTATTCACACCCGTTTGGCGAGCTTGCTTTTACCATAGAAACGTCACCCACACAAAATTTGTGCTGGGTTGTGTGCCAGACGAAGGCAGTTTTATATTATAGAAAGGATTCAATGATGAAAGTACACAAACGTGTACTCTTGcctcgaatatatatatatgaatgaccCATTGCCAGTATCCAGGAGTTTCTTAAATGTCTTTGTTGAATAATTAtgaaacattctttcaaaagcAGACTGAGGATCACACGtttcttgtgtctctgtgttgctCCTTGTTGTTGCAGGAGTcactgtccatggtgctgaatgcGCTGACGAGTGTCGAGTTACAACAGAAAGCTGTTGTTGCGCACACATGATCTGTTTGTCTTTTATTCATAGGGCAACAAACAAAGACAACTTAACTTATGCTCCTCTGCTTCACCCTGAAATGTTGCCTTGATGGGAAACTTGCACTCCAGTTACGCGGGTCAAAGTGGAGATTGAAGCTTTCTGCTGCATGTCAATGAGAGTGTGTGATGTACATACAGCAGCGTCAAATCTCTTCCTCTGTAGGTAGGCAACACATTTGTGAGATGGAGATAGGTCTTCAATTTTAATTAGGAAGCACACATTACATTACTGGGCTTTTCCATCAATGCCGATGTTAATGCTCTGGACAGCATTGATGATGTAATCCCTGAATTGTTCAATCCAGTTGTTTATGGCCACTCTACTGCTAAGAAAACCACTGTGAAATTATTTTGAGTTGTACCCTGACATAGTTTAAATGtcttgtggaaaatgcaaaataatggTGATTACTACATGTTTAGCATTAAACAATATATTACAGATTATAGTTGAGAGGAATGCTGCACTGCAGGATTGTTTCTCAATTGAATAATTGTATAATATCTTTACCAGTAGGTCTGGGATGCTGAACAACTGCTCTTCCCTTGTTATGCTGTCAGTGAAGATTATTTTTAGAATCCGCTCTAACTCGACAATGCAGGGTGGACTCGGTCACTTTTCTCTCAACACTACAGGTGCAGAGGGTAACATTTCTACCACTGTTTAGCACCGAATGACCACATTATATATGTGTGGGAGTTTGACAAGGTAGTTCAATACCAATGACTCAATGATTAGTAGGTGCCAATATGTCTAGCTTTCCAAACTCGGACCAACACAACTATTGAATCCCACGTCATTTGAATACAAAAGGGTATGAATGAGTACTTCTATGATGTGACGTGAGGTTATAACCCTGGATGGTGAACATATGATGCAGGGGTTCTGACGATCTAATCCTACACGCACCTTTCTTATCCTTCTGTCTTTCAGACATTTGGATAGCCCTTCTTCACATGTGACCTGGATTGAACTCTGGCATCAGAAGACTCTCGCTGCAATGTCTCTGCACAAGAGCATCCTGAATTTCACCCCCCCTTCCACACCATATATGTTCATCTCCTTTCTGCTGGTTCTGCTCCCAGGAGTTACTCATTTCTCCCAGGGCATTGCTAGCCATGACGACAATGATAGCACACCAGGCAACTGCTCCAGTACCGATAACTGCTCCGAAGGCGTGGTGCTGCCCATGTGGAACCCCCAAAACCCTGCGGTGGGCGACAAGGTGGCACGCGCCATCGTTTACTTTGCTGCCCTCATATACATGTTCCTAGGCATGTCCATTGTCGCGGACCGCTTCATGTCTTCTATCGAAGTCATCACCTCTCAGGAAAAGGAGATCACGATCAAGAAGCCCAACGGTGAGACGACGACAACGACAGTACGCATCTGGAATGAGACCGTATCCAACCTGACTCTGATGGCACTGGGCTCATCCGCACCAGAGATCCTGCTTTCCCTCATTGAAGTGGTTGGTCATAATTTCGAGGCTGGATCTCTGGGTCCCAGCACGATTGTGGGCAGCGCTGCATtcaacatgttcattatcaTCGCTATCTGTGTCTACGTGGTGCCAGAAAATGAAACTCGCAAGGTAAAGCACCTGCGGGTGTTTTTTGTCACTGCTTCCTGGAGCGTGTTCGCTTACATCTGGCTGTACATCATTCTCTCTGTGGTCTCCCCCGGAGAGGTGGAGGTTTGGGAGGCCGTCgtcaccttcctcttcttccctaTCTGTGTGCTGCAAGCCTGGATTGCAGATCGGCGCCTGCTCTTCTACAAGTACGTCCATAAGCGGTATCGCGCCGACAAGACCCGCGGCATTATCATCGAGTCAGAGGGAGACGCCATGTTCACTAAAATGGACTTGGAGATGGACGGCCAAGATGTGAACTCCCACACTCACCCTAAAGAGGCTCTGGATGGAATgctggagggggtggaggaaggtggagggaTGAGTGCGGAGCAAATTCAAGAGGAAGAGGCCCGACGGGAGATGGCTCGCACTCTAAAGGACTTAAAACAAAGGCACCCGGAGAAGGACATGGAGCAGCTGATTGAGATTGCCAACTACCAAGCGCTGGTCCAACAACAGAAGAGCCGGGCCTTCTATCGCATTCAAGCCACGCGCATGTTGATCGGAGCCGGGAACATCCTGAAAAAGCACGCCGCTGACCAGGCCAGGAAGGTGGTGAGTTGTCATGAGGCCACTGGGCAAGAGGAAGATCCCCACACCGTCTACCTGCAGTTTGAAACCTCTCACTACCAGTGCTTTGAGAACTGTGGCTCCCTGAAGCTGTCAGTGACCCGGCATGGGGGAGAAAGTGGCTGCACTGTGAAGGTAATAGGAAGTAACGATTATAAAAGCTCATTGTGAATTTAAAATCACAAGGCTCAAGATAATTTAATAATTCTGTcactaattttttttaaagatcttaTCTTTCCTTGTGCCGCTCAGGTGGACTACCGTACAGAGGATGCGACTGCCAACGCCGGCTCAGACTACGAGTTCGCTGAAGGGACTTTGGTCTTCAAGCCTGGTGAGACGACAAAAGAGTTCACCGTCGGCGTTATTGATGATGATATTTTTGAAGAGGATGAGCACTTCTATGTGCGCCTGAGTAATCCACGCATCGCTCACCGGGCTGAGGTCTCCGTCCTGGAGCCAAGCTCCATTACCACCAGCAACAGCACGGTGGGCATCTCCCATGTTCCTCCGAAGGCAGCCCTGGGCAGCGCTCCAACCGCCACGGTTACCATCTATGATGACGACCACGCTGGTATTTTCACGTTCGAGAGTAAATCCATGAGGGTCAGTGAGAGCATCGGCAGCATGCAGGTGAAGGTTCACCGGACGTCCGGGGCGAGGGGCAAGGTGGCGGTGCCGTACCACACAGTCGAGGGCACCGCCAAGGCCGGGGAGGACTACGAGGAGGTGTCCGGCAAGCTGGAGTTTCAGAACGATGAGACCATGTGAGTGAcaacttttccttttcttctttgatGTGACGACTTGGTTGTTTCTCATCACTTTGTCAAACATCACAGCCCACACATTGGCATGTTAAACAGTCATGCTAGATTACTGGAAATGATCTATTCTGGTAAAGGATAAAAGGACTATTTTTATGAGTCATAGATACGTTGGCTCTGAGAAGTTTAGATTTTTCAGTGAGATGACGTGGGAGGATAAGAGGATATCATTGTAAGAGAGAGATAATGAAACAATGGAGATGATGtaaaagaggaaacaaaagaaatgatagagtagaagaagaagaagtttcgaATGAATGAATTAACATAGCATGTTTGTGCAGTTTATTTAATGCAGAGAAATTAAAGTGttagaagaaagaaaaccatGCAGGTTACTGAAcaacagagaagaggagatgagggttGAGCAGCTATGAAACAGGTCTATGCAATAAAACCTGTGTGATATGTTCAACAAAAGGATTCGTGGATGAGAGGCAAATAAAAAGAGCCGGGAGGAAGAGTACAGAGAGGTGAAAGTGGGATGTTGTTCCATCTTTTCTCTTCAACGTTGTGTGGAAGCTTTGGCTGCATGACGAGTAcacttgtgtttgttttatgaTGTGACGAGCAAAGGACTTGGCAATTATCCACAgcagtgatttttattttttagttaaaaaataaaatgcgcTGTACTGTATCAAGCTCATCAAATCAAAATGCTTTACAGCA contains:
- the slc8a4a gene encoding solute carrier family 8 member 4a isoform X1, which codes for MSLHKSILNFTPPSTPYMFISFLLVLLPGVTHFSQGIASHDDNDSTPGNCSSTDNCSEGVVLPMWNPQNPAVGDKVARAIVYFAALIYMFLGMSIVADRFMSSIEVITSQEKEITIKKPNGETTTTTVRIWNETVSNLTLMALGSSAPEILLSLIEVVGHNFEAGSLGPSTIVGSAAFNMFIIIAICVYVVPENETRKVKHLRVFFVTASWSVFAYIWLYIILSVVSPGEVEVWEAVVTFLFFPICVLQAWIADRRLLFYKYVHKRYRADKTRGIIIESEGDAMFTKMDLEMDGQDVNSHTHPKEALDGMLEGVEEGGGMSAEQIQEEEARREMARTLKDLKQRHPEKDMEQLIEIANYQALVQQQKSRAFYRIQATRMLIGAGNILKKHAADQARKVVSCHEATGQEEDPHTVYLQFETSHYQCFENCGSLKLSVTRHGGESGCTVKVDYRTEDATANAGSDYEFAEGTLVFKPGETTKEFTVGVIDDDIFEEDEHFYVRLSNPRIAHRAEVSVLEPSSITTSNSTVGISHVPPKAALGSAPTATVTIYDDDHAGIFTFESKSMRVSESIGSMQVKVHRTSGARGKVAVPYHTVEGTAKAGEDYEEVSGKLEFQNDETMKMLNVKVVNDEEYEKNKTFTVVLEEPILLDVGTRHGDTNDNKTAVGAEDVSKMGCPSLGEHTKLEVVIEESYEFKSTVDKLIKKTNLALVVGSSSWREQFVSAVTVSAGDDDEEESGRERLPSCFDYIMHFLTVFWKVLFAFVPPTEYWNGWACFIVSISLIGVLTAVTGDLASHFGCTVGLKDSVTAVVFVALGTSVPDTFASKVAAIQDQYADASIGNVTGSNAVNVFLGIGVAWTIAAVYWKSKGQVFKVDPGSLAFSITVFTTMALVCVMVLLYRRRPSVAGGELGGPRTPKLLTFFMFLSLWFVYILLSSLEAYCHFPSF
- the slc8a4a gene encoding solute carrier family 8 member 4a isoform X3 translates to MWNPQNPAVGDKVARAIVYFAALIYMFLGMSIVADRFMSSIEVITSQEKEITIKKPNGETTTTTVRIWNETVSNLTLMALGSSAPEILLSLIEVVGHNFEAGSLGPSTIVGSAAFNMFIIIAICVYVVPENETRKVKHLRVFFVTASWSVFAYIWLYIILSVVSPGEVEVWEAVVTFLFFPICVLQAWIADRRLLFYKYVHKRYRADKTRGIIIESEGDAMFTKMDLEMDGQDVNSHTHPKEALDGMLEGVEEGGGMSAEQIQEEEARREMARTLKDLKQRHPEKDMEQLIEIANYQALVQQQKSRAFYRIQATRMLIGAGNILKKHAADQARKVVSCHEATGQEEDPHTVYLQFETSHYQCFENCGSLKLSVTRHGGESGCTVKVDYRTEDATANAGSDYEFAEGTLVFKPGETTKEFTVGVIDDDIFEEDEHFYVRLSNPRIAHRAEVSVLEPSSITTSNSTVGISHVPPKAALGSAPTATVTIYDDDHAGIFTFESKSMRVSESIGSMQVKVHRTSGARGKVAVPYHTVEGTAKAGEDYEEVSGKLEFQNDETMKMLNVKVVNDEEYEKNKTFTVVLEEPMWEERADSRPTCLSGTGDTNDNKTAVGAEDVSKMGCPSLGEHTKLEVVIEESYEFKSTVDKLIKKTNLALVVGSSSWREQFVSAVTVSAGDDDEEESGRERLPSCFDYIMHFLTVFWKVLFAFVPPTEYWNGWACFIVSISLIGVLTAVTGDLASHFGCTVGLKDSVTAVVFVALGTSVPDTFASKVAAIQDQYADASIGNVTGSNAVNVFLGIGVAWTIAAVYWKSKGQVFKVDPGSLAFSITVFTTMALVCVMVLLYRRRPSVAGGELGGPRTPKLLTFFMFLSLWFVYILLSSLEAYCHFPSF
- the slc8a4a gene encoding solute carrier family 8 member 4a isoform X2: MWNPQNPAVGDKVARAIVYFAALIYMFLGMSIVADRFMSSIEVITSQEKEITIKKPNGETTTTTVRIWNETVSNLTLMALGSSAPEILLSLIEVVGHNFEAGSLGPSTIVGSAAFNMFIIIAICVYVVPENETRKVKHLRVFFVTASWSVFAYIWLYIILSVVSPGEVEVWEAVVTFLFFPICVLQAWIADRRLLFYKYVHKRYRADKTRGIIIESEGDAMFTKMDLEMDGQDVNSHTHPKEALDGMLEGVEEGGGMSAEQIQEEEARREMARTLKDLKQRHPEKDMEQLIEIANYQALVQQQKSRAFYRIQATRMLIGAGNILKKHAADQARKVVSCHEATGQEEDPHTVYLQFETSHYQCFENCGSLKLSVTRHGGESGCTVKVDYRTEDATANAGSDYEFAEGTLVFKPGETTKEFTVGVIDDDIFEEDEHFYVRLSNPRIAHRAEVSVLEPSSITTSNSTVGISHVPPKAALGSAPTATVTIYDDDHAGIFTFESKSMRVSESIGSMQVKVHRTSGARGKVAVPYHTVEGTAKAGEDYEEVSGKLEFQNDETMKMLNVKVVNDEEYEKNKTFTVVLEEPILLDVGTRHGEKKRADSRPTCLSGTGDTNDNKTAVGAEDVSKMGCPSLGEHTKLEVVIEESYEFKSTVDKLIKKTNLALVVGSSSWREQFVSAVTVSAGDDDEEESGRERLPSCFDYIMHFLTVFWKVLFAFVPPTEYWNGWACFIVSISLIGVLTAVTGDLASHFGCTVGLKDSVTAVVFVALGTSVPDTFASKVAAIQDQYADASIGNVTGSNAVNVFLGIGVAWTIAAVYWKSKGQVFKVDPGSLAFSITVFTTMALVCVMVLLYRRRPSVAGGELGGPRTPKLLTFFMFLSLWFVYILLSSLEAYCHFPSF
- the slc8a4a gene encoding solute carrier family 8 member 4a isoform X5, with protein sequence MWNPQNPAVGDKVARAIVYFAALIYMFLGMSIVADRFMSSIEVITSQEKEITIKKPNGETTTTTVRIWNETVSNLTLMALGSSAPEILLSLIEVVGHNFEAGSLGPSTIVGSAAFNMFIIIAICVYVVPENETRKVKHLRVFFVTASWSVFAYIWLYIILSVVSPGEVEVWEAVVTFLFFPICVLQAWIADRRLLFYKYVHKRYRADKTRGIIIESEGDAMFTKMDLEMDGQDVNSHTHPKEALDGMLEGVEEGGGMSAEQIQEEEARREMARTLKDLKQRHPEKDMEQLIEIANYQALVQQQKSRAFYRIQATRMLIGAGNILKKHAADQARKVVSCHEATGQEEDPHTVYLQFETSHYQCFENCGSLKLSVTRHGGESGCTVKVDYRTEDATANAGSDYEFAEGTLVFKPGETTKEFTVGVIDDDIFEEDEHFYVRLSNPRIAHRAEVSVLEPSSITTSNSTVGISHVPPKAALGSAPTATVTIYDDDHAGIFTFESKSMRVSESIGSMQVKVHRTSGARGKVAVPYHTVEGTAKAGEDYEEVSGKLEFQNDETMKMLNVKVVNDEEYEKNKTFTVVLEEPILLDVGTRHGGLSGTGDTNDNKTAVGAEDVSKMGCPSLGEHTKLEVVIEESYEFKSTVDKLIKKTNLALVVGSSSWREQFVSAVTVSAGDDDEEESGRERLPSCFDYIMHFLTVFWKVLFAFVPPTEYWNGWACFIVSISLIGVLTAVTGDLASHFGCTVGLKDSVTAVVFVALGTSVPDTFASKVAAIQDQYADASIGNVTGSNAVNVFLGIGVAWTIAAVYWKSKGQVFKVDPGSLAFSITVFTTMALVCVMVLLYRRRPSVAGGELGGPRTPKLLTFFMFLSLWFVYILLSSLEAYCHFPSF
- the slc8a4a gene encoding solute carrier family 8 member 4a isoform X4, which translates into the protein MWNPQNPAVGDKVARAIVYFAALIYMFLGMSIVADRFMSSIEVITSQEKEITIKKPNGETTTTTVRIWNETVSNLTLMALGSSAPEILLSLIEVVGHNFEAGSLGPSTIVGSAAFNMFIIIAICVYVVPENETRKVKHLRVFFVTASWSVFAYIWLYIILSVVSPGEVEVWEAVVTFLFFPICVLQAWIADRRLLFYKYVHKRYRADKTRGIIIESEGDAMFTKMDLEMDGQDVNSHTHPKEALDGMLEGVEEGGGMSAEQIQEEEARREMARTLKDLKQRHPEKDMEQLIEIANYQALVQQQKSRAFYRIQATRMLIGAGNILKKHAADQARKVVSCHEATGQEEDPHTVYLQFETSHYQCFENCGSLKLSVTRHGGESGCTVKVDYRTEDATANAGSDYEFAEGTLVFKPGETTKEFTVGVIDDDIFEEDEHFYVRLSNPRIAHRAEVSVLEPSSITTSNSTVGISHVPPKAALGSAPTATVTIYDDDHAGIFTFESKSMRVSESIGSMQVKVHRTSGARGKVAVPYHTVEGTAKAGEDYEEVSGKLEFQNDETMKMLNVKVVNDEEYEKNKTFTVVLEEPILLDVGTRHGEKSTRLHATAAEGFSSSLYVGAEDVSKMGCPSLGEHTKLEVVIEESYEFKSTVDKLIKKTNLALVVGSSSWREQFVSAVTVSAGDDDEEESGRERLPSCFDYIMHFLTVFWKVLFAFVPPTEYWNGWACFIVSISLIGVLTAVTGDLASHFGCTVGLKDSVTAVVFVALGTSVPDTFASKVAAIQDQYADASIGNVTGSNAVNVFLGIGVAWTIAAVYWKSKGQVFKVDPGSLAFSITVFTTMALVCVMVLLYRRRPSVAGGELGGPRTPKLLTFFMFLSLWFVYILLSSLEAYCHFPSF
- the slc8a4a gene encoding solute carrier family 8 member 4a isoform X7, with protein sequence MWNPQNPAVGDKVARAIVYFAALIYMFLGMSIVADRFMSSIEVITSQEKEITIKKPNGETTTTTVRIWNETVSNLTLMALGSSAPEILLSLIEVVGHNFEAGSLGPSTIVGSAAFNMFIIIAICVYVVPENETRKVKHLRVFFVTASWSVFAYIWLYIILSVVSPGEVEVWEAVVTFLFFPICVLQAWIADRRLLFYKYVHKRYRADKTRGIIIESEGDAMFTKMDLEMDGQDVNSHTHPKEALDGMLEGVEEGGGMSAEQIQEEEARREMARTLKDLKQRHPEKDMEQLIEIANYQALVQQQKSRAFYRIQATRMLIGAGNILKKHAADQARKVVSCHEATGQEEDPHTVYLQFETSHYQCFENCGSLKLSVTRHGGESGCTVKVDYRTEDATANAGSDYEFAEGTLVFKPGETTKEFTVGVIDDDIFEEDEHFYVRLSNPRIAHRAEVSVLEPSSITTSNSTVGISHVPPKAALGSAPTATVTIYDDDHAGIFTFESKSMRVSESIGSMQVKVHRTSGARGKVAVPYHTVEGTAKAGEDYEEVSGKLEFQNDETMKMLNVKVVNDEEYEKNKTFTVVLEEPILLDVGTRHDTNDNKTAVGAEDVSKMGCPSLGEHTKLEVVIEESYEFKSTVDKLIKKTNLALVVGSSSWREQFVSAVTVSAGDDDEEESGRERLPSCFDYIMHFLTVFWKVLFAFVPPTEYWNGWACFIVSISLIGVLTAVTGDLASHFGCTVGLKDSVTAVVFVALGTSVPDTFASKVAAIQDQYADASIGNVTGSNAVNVFLGIGVAWTIAAVYWKSKGQVFKVDPGSLAFSITVFTTMALVCVMVLLYRRRPSVAGGELGGPRTPKLLTFFMFLSLWFVYILLSSLEAYCHFPSF
- the slc8a4a gene encoding solute carrier family 8 member 4a isoform X6 translates to MWNPQNPAVGDKVARAIVYFAALIYMFLGMSIVADRFMSSIEVITSQEKEITIKKPNGETTTTTVRIWNETVSNLTLMALGSSAPEILLSLIEVVGHNFEAGSLGPSTIVGSAAFNMFIIIAICVYVVPENETRKVKHLRVFFVTASWSVFAYIWLYIILSVVSPGEVEVWEAVVTFLFFPICVLQAWIADRRLLFYKYVHKRYRADKTRGIIIESEGDAMFTKMDLEMDGQDVNSHTHPKEALDGMLEGVEEGGGMSAEQIQEEEARREMARTLKDLKQRHPEKDMEQLIEIANYQALVQQQKSRAFYRIQATRMLIGAGNILKKHAADQARKVVSCHEATGQEEDPHTVYLQFETSHYQCFENCGSLKLSVTRHGGESGCTVKVDYRTEDATANAGSDYEFAEGTLVFKPGETTKEFTVGVIDDDIFEEDEHFYVRLSNPRIAHRAEVSVLEPSSITTSNSTVGISHVPPKAALGSAPTATVTIYDDDHAGIFTFESKSMRVSESIGSMQVKVHRTSGARGKVAVPYHTVEGTAKAGEDYEEVSGKLEFQNDETMKMLNVKVVNDEEYEKNKTFTVVLEEPILRPTCLSGTGDTNDNKTAVGAEDVSKMGCPSLGEHTKLEVVIEESYEFKSTVDKLIKKTNLALVVGSSSWREQFVSAVTVSAGDDDEEESGRERLPSCFDYIMHFLTVFWKVLFAFVPPTEYWNGWACFIVSISLIGVLTAVTGDLASHFGCTVGLKDSVTAVVFVALGTSVPDTFASKVAAIQDQYADASIGNVTGSNAVNVFLGIGVAWTIAAVYWKSKGQVFKVDPGSLAFSITVFTTMALVCVMVLLYRRRPSVAGGELGGPRTPKLLTFFMFLSLWFVYILLSSLEAYCHFPSF